The proteins below are encoded in one region of Loxodonta africana isolate mLoxAfr1 chromosome 5, mLoxAfr1.hap2, whole genome shotgun sequence:
- the CXCL10 gene encoding C-X-C motif chemokine 10 yields the protein MDQRAILLLCLIFLTLSGTQGIPLSRTTRCTCIKISNQPVNPKFLEKLEMIPASLSCPHVEIIVTMKKSGEKRCLNPESKNVKNILKAIRKERSTMSPRKQREA from the exons ATGGACCAACGTGCCATTCTTCTTCTCTGCCTTATCTTTCTGACTCTGAGTGGGACTCAAG GAATACCTCTCTCTAGAACTACACGCTGTACCTGCATCAAAATTAGTAATCAACCTGTTAATCCGAAGTTCTTAGAAAAACTTGAAATGATTCCTGCAAGTCTATCTTGCCCTCATGTTGAGATCAT TGTCACAATGAAAAAAAGTGGGGAGAAGAGATGTCTCAATCCAGAGTCTAAGAACGTCAAGAATATATTGAAAGCCATCAGAAAGGAAAG GTCTACAATGTCTCCTCGGAAGCAGAGAGAAGCATGA